DNA sequence from the Prochlorothrix hollandica PCC 9006 = CALU 1027 genome:
TAAAGTTTGGGATATAGTTTTTCAGTTATCCGAAAGGCTAAATGTTCAAGTTTTTGCAACTACTCACAGTCGAGATTGTTTAAAAGGCTTTGACAATGCCTGGAATAAATATCCTGAACTCGGTACTTTCTTCAGGCTTGATGCGAAGGATGACCTGATTAAAGCAACAGAGTATACATCTGAAACTCTTACTGATGCGATCGACATGGATGTTGAGGTTCGATGAGCAGAATGAGCGATGTTTGCAAGCAAGATACAGATAAAGTTTTACTAGTGGAGGGAGATAATGATTGTCATGTAGTCCTGTCCTTATGCGCAGCCCATACTGTTCCTGAAAACTTTGGAATATATCAATGCGGCTCTGATATCCAAGTTCTAAAGCGGCTGAACGCTTTGATTAGTCGTCCTGAGCCTCCGCAAGTAATTGGAATTATGCTTGATGCTGATAAGTCTTTGGAAGTAAGATGGAGTAACATACAAAGTAAGTTGAGTCATTACAACTATACATTTCCAATGACTCCTGACCCTGATGGGACAGTAATTAAAAGCCTATCAAATCAGCCTAAACTAGGTTTCTGGCTAATGCCAAATAATCAAATTCCTGGGATGTTAGAGGATTTCTGTGCAGAACTTGCAGAGCCAGAATCTTTGAGTTTTGCCCAAGAATGCGTAGAGCAAGCAAAGGTAAAAGGATTGTCAACTTTCAAGGAAGTTCATCGTAGCAAAGCTGTAATACATACTTATTTGGCTTGGCATGATCAACCTGGTTATCCACTAGGGAGAGCAATTACAAGACAAGCCTTACGCCCCCATAGTGATATTGCTGTAAAATTTACAAATTGGCTAAGCTGTCTCTTTACTTAGCACTGGTGTCGCAACACCTAACACTGTGTTGGTGCGGACGGTACAGAGAGTATCGGTGGGAGTTTTGAGGTTATCTGCCGCCGCACAACTTCACCGTTATGCTGCAAGGCATCGATCGAGACCGTTCTTGGAGCGTTGGACCGACCCGTTGCACCGACCAATAATGCGCTCCGGGTCTCGATCGCCTACGAGGCTTGTTGCTGTTTCAACTGTTCCACTTCCTCCAGCAACTCATCAAAGTACCAGTAGGGTGCGTTAGCATCGCGTAACGCACCACCTGATTACTGGCAAAAGGGTTGTGTGACAATAAACTACTGCTTGACCCGTAACTATTCAGGGGCTGACTGACTGACACAAGTCCCTGAAGCCTAGCGTGGAGGGGGTTTTCAAAAGAGGGAAAGTCCTGACTGGCTGACAGATCTGTCAGGGGAAATTCTCAAGTTGACTAACTTGACATTCACTTGAAATAGATAACCTCTTTAGAATTTTCTTGATAGTCAAATCTTTCAGCCATTGCTGTATGGCTTCTACTTGTTTCAACTCTGTTGGTAATAGTTCTTGATAAATAGATAGTTCCTGAGAGAATAATATTTCTTTGAAGTATTTTGTATAATTCTCAGGATCCGTAGATATTTTATTCCATTCAATGGGTGTAGTCGTAGTAATTACGATATCATTGAAGCCAGAATTTTTCAAGTTAAGGGAAGTCGCTAAAACATAATTTACTAGTGACCCTGCGAATGTATAGTAATGTATATGAGAGTTCTTAAAAAACATGGGGACTTGATTATAGCTAGTCTCTTTTCTGAAAATTTCAACTAATTGAAAAATATCATTCCTTAGACTCTTTTCAATAATTTTCAGATCTAATTTACAATTATGAATCATTTCCCATATATGATGGAATATGAATGTTTCCCTGATCAAGGATGACGAATAATTGTAAGATAAGTTAGTGGCGCAATCTTGGAATTTAGATGGGGTTACTTCAATATGGCTTTTAGATATTTTTTTGATCTTCCACTGAGTTCCGGCAAATCTAATAACTTCGTTTATCGATAACTTAAATATATTCTCCATGGGTACCTCACCTATAACTTTACTACTATGTTTAATCTCAACAGTTTGTGTACTTAGTGCAAAATTTCCATAAATCAAACGCTGATCCTTAAGGAAATATAAATTCCTTCCGGCTCCATACTGGTTTTTAAATCCATGCTTAACTAGATACTCTTGTTCAGTAGAAGCATCTAATATCTTTTCTAAGATATCTCGACTTAAGTAGTCTTGGCTGTCAAAAATCTCCAAAAAATCTTTGACTTTTGTATATTGACCATTTTTTCCTAGGAGAACACTAAAACACTGCTGGTTGATAGCACCAAAAAGTTCATACGGTTCATAAATTGGCAGCTTACCATGTTTAGCAGCATCAATAAAGGCCATAAATAGTAAACAGTCTATGAGTTTAGTTTCTTGTTTTGTGATAAGACAGATGACGTTAGTTTTATTCTCACGGCGATTACTTCTGCCGATTCTCTGTAGAAATGAGTCAATTCGATATGGTGGATCCCAAAGAATCACGGCATCAATATCACCTATATCAATTCCCAATTCTAATGTATTAGTTGCAATACAGACAGAGTTGGCAGATGTATTAGAAAAACGATTCTCAATATCTAGGCGAATATCTTTTGACAAAGAGGAATAATGTGTGAAAATACCTGGCTCTAAGTATTTATCTTTTCTTAAAACGTCCGCTAGGATCTCACATTTTTTCCGAGAATTAACAAAAATCAAGAACTTTGTTTTCTTGCGACCTTTAAATAGTTGCTGAATAAAAGGAAGTAATTCCTGCGAATTATATAAGTATCGAATATGTGAATCAATGGGGCGACTCGTAGGAAAAGATAAAATTTTCACTTCACTACTCTGGCTAAAGAAAACTTTAGAAATCCCATCAAAGCTCCCAATCGTTGCTGATAAAGCTACACGTTGTAGGTTATGATTAATTTTAGATTCTAAGCGCTTTGCTAAAACTGATAATTGCATTCCTCTTTGGGTATTATAAAGTAAGTGAATTTCATCAAAAACTAAGCATTTTATGTTGTCTAAAGTTTGATCGTTTCTGATTAAAATAACTTCTAGAGACTCTGGAGTTGTAATTAGAATATGAGGTTTAATCGACTGTTTCAAGTCATCTCGATCTCCGTGCCTCACCCCAACCTTGATACCTAGAGAAGATAGTTTATGGCTCAGTCTTTTTTCTAAATCATTAACAAGAGCCTTGGTGGGGGAAATGTATAGAAGAATAAGAACATTTTTCTGAACCGCTTGTTTCCAGTAGCGACTGACAAGAGGAGCCATCACTGCTTCAGTTTTCCCCGACCCAGTACCGGATGCTAAGATTACATTCTCTTCGTTCAATAAGGGTTTAATAACTGCTTCTTGGATTGGTCGCAGTGACTTAAAACTGCCATAGAAGGCTGTTGCTACTCTAGAGTCTAATAGGTGTGATGCTGTTGGATTATTCATCATTAGTCCTCTTCTTCTAATAAGTTATCTAGACATTGAACAATAGCACAGATTGTCTGTCTGGCACGGTTTTGAACTGCTAAATATGCTTTTTCATTAATGACCATTTCTATAGCCCCAGAGACCGCACTACTATAAACATCCCAGTCATAAGCTTTGCCATGAAAATCTTTAATTTTATTAGCTAGTTCTCTCAGATCTTCAACCTCTAAAGGACTCATTTCAAAGGTTTTAAGGTCGTCAAACAAGCTATAATTATGATGCCATCGTCCTTTAGAATGAAGCAATAATTTACACTTATCAATAAAACCAGGAGTTACTGCAAAGAAGCTTAGTCCCTTAAAAATTTGGTTGTCAAAAAAATTAAACAAGTTATCAAAAGCAGCTTGCTGATATCTAATATCTCTTAAATTGTAGATGATATCTTCAAATTCATCAAAGAGTATTACTAAGCCTCGTAGCCCTGATGCAACGGCTAAGGTATCCAGATCCTGGAGTGCATACCAGCACTGTTCATAGTCGTTAATTTTCCAGTTTAGTATTGTTGATGATGTGTGTTGCCGCCAGCGCAATGGAGCAAAAATATCTAATGGATTAGAATACGAAATACTTCCTTTTGTAAGTAGCTCTCTTTCAATATCACGTTTCCTATAAGAGCCACGCTGGTATAGCCAGTCTATAACAATATCCTCATTAATTTTTTCACTGTTCCATGCTCTTAAAGCAAGAAAAAGAGGCGGAGAGTCAATAAATTTATGTGGATAATTCCATTTACCACTATTACTTATTGCCTGCCAGGTTTTATTAGCAGAATAAGTACTAAGAACCCAATCGAAAAATACCCCGATACCTTTCTTGTCATCTTGAGAAGATTCTGGTACTTCTAAATTCCGAAAAATCTCGCCTGTTATTTGATCCATACGATTAAATCGAATACCCGACTGGGAATCTAGTGTCACAGAGCTAACTGCATAGTTTTGATCTAATGCAGTCTCTCGAATAAAACGAATCAGGTGACTTTTTCCGGATCCATAGTTAGCCTTTAATAGGAGAGCTTTATCAGTATGATCTTTTAGAATCTTTCTGAGTTCTGCAATCTCTGTTTGACGACCAACTGTAAAGTAGTCAATGTAACCTTCTGGTGGTATTCCATATCGTAATGACTCTATTACTTGTCTAGGGTTAGCATTCATAATTTATTCATCCTTAATCGTAGCCATTACACTTATATAAACTTCTTCTACGTCTCGTTCTTCCCCTTCCATACAATCATCAAAGTAGGCAATCAGACTTGCAACCATAACACGCCAGAAATTCACTCCTGAAAACTCTGAGTGTTCTGAATGCAATCTACTTACAAATTCTTTGACTTTAGACTCTGAAGGTAATTCGTCTGAGTCATCTGGATAAGCAGCAGTATAAATATCGAGAATTTTACTTGCAGCTACTTGGTAGTCAGAGAGATTAACTTCATTAGCATCGAGGTTCCACACTTTCTTCAGGGCACGAGGTGGTTGTTGTTCTGGCTGCCCAAGTCGAGCAGCCAAGGCACCATACTGTTGAATACCATGTTTTGGGTCATTATAGAAATCAGGGGTTGTCGCATAAATTAAGAATAGTCCTGGAAGCTGCTCAATATTATTGATTAAGGCCAGTAAGTTATTCTGAGCATTTTTGAGGGCACTTTTACTCATGACTGAGTAGGACTGCTCAGCTTCATCAAATAAGATGACGAGACCTTTATAGCCTGAAAGCTTTACAAAGTTTCCCAAAGATTGCAACATAAGTTTAGAATTTTCTTTGTTGATAATCTTCGCAATTTGGAATCCTTTATATTGAGAGATTTTGCCTTCACCGATAAACCACTGTAGAATCTCAGCTCTTCTTTGGTCTTGATTACCTCCTACTGAATCTGGTAAAAATGTAGACCAATAAGCAGCAATCATTTTTCTGAAGTCAATGTCAATACTCTGGTCAGCCATGAGCTTATCTTTTGCCATGACATATTCCTCATGGGTAACGACTGATTTAGATATGCTCTTACCATTGGCAAGATAGTTGAGTGACTCACTTAAAAGGTAGCGATATGAGTAGACGCTTGAATCTTGATTTTGAGAGTATGAGGTAGGTGTTGCAATCTTCCTGACAATTTCAGCAAATACCTGCTCAAACTTATTAAGTGCAGCACTATCGGCTGTAAGTTGAACATTAGAGATAAGACATCCTTCTTCAAAGGCTAGTTCTCTGACTAGACTAAAAAAATGAGTTTTTCCAGATCCCCATGAACCGCTGATAAATCGAATAATACCTTTATTTCCTAGCCCCTTTAGGTGAAACTTTTTAATGCCCTTGAGAAGCTTTTCATTACCTACAGAAAAGTAATTGACCCCGTGAATAGGCGGCATGCCTTTTCGTAAAGATTCAATGATTTGTTCAGCGTCTTCTTGTTTAATCGGCTCTCTGGGAATGAGGCCGTATAGTGTATAATAGGTTACGTCTTGAGTGAAGTCAGCTTATGTTCCTTTCTTTAAATCAAATCATTAAGATTCCTGGCTGGGAAGTATGGAATACCAACATAGAGAGTGACCGTATTACCTTTTTGCTAAGGTATTTGAACGAGATAGAGGTTTGTCATTTTTGTGGCTCGAAACAGATTTCCGTCCATAAAATCCGCAAAGTATCAGTAAGAGACTTAGAGTTTTTAGACAAGAAAACCTTTTTAGAATTAGAGAGACACCAATACTACTGCAATGAGTGTCGTAAATATTTTACTGAATCGTCCAGCGACATCGACTTTCAACGCGGAATGACAGAAAGATACAAAAATACAATCTTTGAGAAAATTAAAAATTCAACGATTACCCATGTTGCTCAAGAAGAAGGTTTAACTTACGATCAAGTAAAAGGTATTTTAGAATCAAAATTTAATGGAAGCAACAATCTGAATTGCAATATCAATAAAATAAGTATAGATGAGTTCAGTCACCGTAAAGGTCAGGGAAACTTTGCGACAGTGATTTGTGATTTAGAAACAGCAAATCTCATCGAAGTGATTGACTCTCACCAACAGGATAAAATCATCGAAATCCTTATGGAGTGGCCGTTAGAGGTAAGAGAGGCTATTACAGAGGTTAGTGTAGATATGTGGGGCGGATTTACAAAAGTCATCCAAACTGTGTTCCCAAATGCACGTATTGTATATGATCGTTTTCATGTCATGAAAATCTTGAATGAAGAACTTAATAAAATACGAAAACAGTGTAATTCGGTGCTTAAAGATCTCAAAATAAAGCATATCCGTAGCCTTATTCTAAAAAACGGAACAGATCTTAATGACGAAGAAAAAAAGCTCCTAGAAATCATCCTGAAATCCTCTGAAAGGCTAAGCAATGCCTATCAGCTAAAGGAAGATTTTCGTCAAATCTATGAAACAGATCAAGAACCTGAAGTGGCTAAAGTTAAATTAGAAGAATGGTTAGCCAAAGCATCCAAATTTTATAGTCAAGTAATCACGACAATCAAAAATCATTTTGATGGAATCTGTAATTACTTTTATAACCGTACAACTAGCGGTAAAATGGAGGGAATTAATAACAAAATAAAGGTTATCAAGCGTCAAGCTTATGGATTCACAAACTTTGATCATCTGAGAATGAGACTCCTCATAGCCTGTTCTCATTAGTTTTACTTATCAGCCTCATTCCCAGAGAGCCGTTTAATCATGACATTTCCTGAAAAGTAAAAATCCGACATATCCTCGATTATTCTCAGTAATAGGCAGTACCCCATCTTTAGTATTTTTTGTTTGCTGTAAGTCAAGTTGGAAGCCATCTATTTTAGTCTGCCCTTCCTTGAGGATTTGAGAAAGAGCAACTACAAACTCATCTGCTTGATACTTATCACTATCTTTCCTTTTTGCTAAGCTGTCAATCACAAAACGAATTGGTATGCTGTCGCCATCTTTTTTATGGTACGCTTTAACAGACTTTAAGTACTCTTGTCGTAGCAACTTAAGGAAAACTGCATCATTTTTAGCTTTATCAAAGACTCGCTTGCGGTGTCTTTGTAGACATTCAATGATCGCAGGAATATCCGCAGGTATACCCTCTAACTTACCTGCCTCATAATTAGAGACATAGGCCATCTTTTTAGTTTCATCTAGCTTTACCTCAAAAAAACGATTATCAAAAGTATACTTGGGATGACGACTATCAGAGTCAATTTTTAAGTTTTCATTTTGACAAGCTTGACTAAAGGCTGTAGGAAAACGAATATTCAAAGGCATTAGCTTGTTAGCCTCTGCTTCAGCAATCTCGAATATCTTTAGAATATCTATACAAGCTGAATGACATGACTGCTGTGCCCGATGTATGAGATCAGCTTGTTTAGTCCGTAGTTCTAAAATATGAAGATAGTAACTCCTTTGAGCATAGGTTGATAGAGCAGTTGCCAATTTACAAATGGCTTTTGCATCCTTCAGTTGAGACTCTAGCTTGTCAACTTCTTGACTTGCTAAGGTTTGTATTTTCTCAGCACTTAGTCTGAGAGTTTTAGATATAGACATAATGAACCTTCATTGACCTTCAAAAGCATTCATGAGTTCTTCAGGAAGAAGTAAATAAAAATCATCAGAAACCGTAAATTCGCCAGAACAGAGGCCAAATAGTCTTGCTTATTTCTAGATTGAGATCGATCGCGGTTCAGCGATCGTCGGATTTGACTAATAAATCTCACGACGATGACCAATTTTGATAACTAACACAACACAACGATCGTCCTCAATTCGATAAATAATCCGATAGTCCCCAACTCGTATCCGAAAGCGCCCCTCTCCATTTTTCAGCTTCTTAGTATCTAGAGGATAGGGATCCTCCGCCAATGTTTCAATTTTGGCTCCTATGCGACGCTGAACATCCTTGGTAAGTTTAAGAAGCTCCTTCCGTGCAGTTTTCAAAAACTCGATCGAACAACGCTTCACAAATTTAGCTCCTGCTTCACTTGCTCCCAAGACACCCGCTCTTGATTTTCTGGATCAGATTCTGCTAAAACCGCGTCCCGCACATCTAGCAAATCTTCCAACTCATCGGCATCAATGATGGCTAACTTGCCCTGACTGATGCCAGACAAAAACTCCTCCATCGATAAATTAAAGTGCTGAGCCAGGGTTTCCAGACCCGCCAGAATGTCTTGAGAAATGGATAAAGGACTCATGAAACACTCCTACTTGGCTTGAGCTTCAGTTAACCTCGAAATTTCCCGACCCCGCGCCAGCCTCCTCAGTCACAGTGCGATCGCCGATCCTGTAGGGTGCGTTAGCATAGGATTGTCGCACTTCGGGTTATGTTAACCCTCGATCGGAGGGCTGAAACGCACTAACTTCGTACCCCCCCTGAACGGTTACCGATCGCCTACGAGGCTTGTTGCTGTTTCAACTGTTCCACTTCCTCCAGCAACTCATCAAAGTCTTCCTCAGACAATCGGTTTACATAGTTGACTTTGACCTCCTCTAATAAGTCGGTGATCAAAGATTGTAATTCCGTGAGGGTTTCCTGGCTCTGGAGCGCTTCCGCAAAGGCGTTGCGAAAGTGGCGGGACAGTTGATCGGTAATTTGCCCCAGGGCTGGATCGTCCAGGGTCAGAGCATTGTAAGTGCCTTGGGAAACTTGGGTGAGCATCTGGGACACTTGGCCCACCAGTTGTTGGGTCAGTTGGCGGGGTAACGTCGCCATGCCCGGTAGCCGCACCATCGCTTGGTAAATGGGGGTCTTCTCAATGGCCAGTTCCGCGTTGCGGTGCAGAAAGGCCGCGATATCCGGTTGCAGCCGGGGTAAGACCTGATAAACCATCAATTCCGCCAAACGCCGGGAAATAACTTCAACCTCGTTGGTATTGTTGAGGTCGATGTATTCCCGCTGGGCTGAGGTGGTCAGCCAGGTGGTGATTTCGCCCCGTTGGACAGAGCTTTGGATTTGGTTAATGACCTGGAGGGCAATGACTTCCACGAGTTCCCCGGCGAAGGTGGCCACAAAGCCCCGGCTAAATTGGGAGCGAATGGTTTCCATATTGACGAGACCAGAACTTTGGAGGCGGATGCCCACGGGGATGACCCGAAGCCAGCGGAAGACGGGCACCAGTAAAAACAGGTCATACCAACGCCAGAGGAGGGCTTCCCGCCAGGATAGGCTGGTGTAGCGTCGCTTAATCAGAAAGGTGCGGGCCAAGAGTTCTGTGGCAAAGAAGATTTGGAACCAGATATCGATTTTCCAGAAGGAATCGACAAAGATGCCGTCTTGGTCAATGGAGCGCACATAGTTAGATTTTTCGATCCGGGGGCGCACGCTGTCTTCAAACCAGGCTAGGGGGGTCTGGTCTCCGGGGTCCGGTACGGTGGCTAAATACTCCACAGTCCAAAACCGCCGCATGGCTTCCTCGGAGGAGGATTCTTGGAGCCGTCCCCGCACCTGATTTTTGATGGTTTCGAGGGTGCCCACGCGATCGGCCAACAGAAAGGGATCCTCGGCTAACAGTTGCAGGCTCAGGGTTTGGAGCACTTGGACTTGTTGCGCGGCCTCTGGGGATTTCAGCCCTGTATCCCGGATTTGCAGCCTCAGTTTATCGAATTCATCCAGGTACCGTTGGGTATCGTCGTTGCGGGTGATCCCTTTCATGGGGTCATAGGCCAACATGAAACGGGGAGCGGGGACTTTCCATTCCACCAGGGGGAGATCGCCGCTTAAAAAAAAGTCCCGCAGGGGCAGATAGCTCAGGTCAAAAAACACCAGACCCAAGTTAGCAGCGGCCAGGGTCGCGGTGATCCCGTCCATAATTTGCAAAAAGCGCGGTTTCTTTTTTCTCATGTTTGGGGATGCTGTGGACTGCGGGAGAAGAACGGGAAAGCCAAGGCTTGGTGACACAGGGCAGGTAAGGGGCTTGTGGTTCAGCGCAGGCGGGAACCCTCTGGAACCCTCTGGAACCCTCTGGGGCTGCTGGCTAGGGAGACTGAAGTTTGAGTTTTTTGGGGTGGTGGTTTTTTGGTGGTTTAAACACGGTACCTACTGCTAACGGTACCCTACTGCAAATAGAGTAGGCCAAAAATAGAGTAGGCCAAAAATAGAGTAGGCTAAGTTCCCCCTCTGTAGCAGTGACCTCTCTGCTGGCGATCGTGGTTTCCTGCTGACCTGCTCCCATCCTGCCTCAACCGACTCAGCCCAGGGGCGTTGACTCCATGGCCTAGACTCCATGACCTAGACTCCATGACCTAGACTCCATGACCCAGACTCCATGGCCTAGACAGGTTACCCCCCCACGCTCTACAGTGGCGACTGTTGCTTAAAAACCGTTCCCCCTTAGAAATTCAGCATGGTTGCAGTCGCCATTCTCGCCGCCGGTAAAGGAACTCGCATGAAGTCGGGTCTTCCCAAGGTTTTGCATCAACTGGGGGGCCGATCTCTGGTGGAATGGGTCATCCGCAGCATTGAACCCCTCCCCATCAGCCACACCTTTGTGATTGTGGGTTATCAAGCTGAGTCCGTGCAGATAGCCCTCCAGGACTATCCCCACCTCACCTTTGTGCAACAGCAGCAGCAATTGGGAACGGGCCATGCCGTGCAGCAGGTGATGCCCTATCTGGAGGGGTTTGAGGGGGAATTGCTGGTGCTAAACGGGGACGTGCCCCTGTTGCGCACCGAGACCCTGGAGCAGTTGCTGGAGACCCATAGAACCGAAAGCAACCAGGCCACCCTCCTCACGGCCCAGGCTCCTGATCCCCAGGGCTATGGTCGCGTTTTTTGTGACAGTAACAACCGTCTCACCCAAATTATTGAACACCGGGACTGTACCCCCGCCCAGCGCCAGAATCACCGCATTAATGCGGGGGTCTATTGTTTTTCCTGGCCTGCCCTGGCCCAAGCTCTGCCCCGCCTCACCAGCGCCAATGATCAGCAGGAATATTACCTGACGGATGTGGTCAACCACCTTAGCCCCATTACGGCCTTGGATGTGGAGGATTTCCACGAAACCTTGGGCATTAACGATCGCCGACAACTGGCGGAAGCCTATGAGGTGCTGCAAACCCGCATCAAGGATCGATGGATGATGGCGGGGGTGACCCTCATTGATCCCGATAGCATTACCCTGGATGACGCGGTGGACTTGGGGGCTGATGTGGTCATTGAACCCCAAACCCATCTGCGGGGCCGGACTGCCATCGGTGCGGGCTGTCGCATTGGTCCCAATAGCTTGATTGAAAATAGTCAGGTGGGGGCGGGCAGCACGGTGTTGTATTCCGTCCTCACCGATAGTCAGGTGGGGGAACAGTGCCGGGTGGGTCCCTTTGCCCATTTGCGGGGGGAGGCCCAGGTGGGCGATCGCTGTCGGGTGGGCAATTTTGTGGAAATCAAGAAATCCCAGGTGGGCGATCGCTCCAATGTTGCCCATTTGTCCTATCTAGGGGATGCCACCTTGGGTCAGGCGGTCAATGTGGGGGCGGGCACTATTACCGCCAATTACGACGGTGTGCATAAGCACCCCACGGTCATTGGCGATGGCACTAAGGTGGGGGCCAATAGTGTGCTGGTGGCTCCCCTGACGGTGGGCAGTGGGGTGACGATCGCCGCTGGATCCACCATTACGGAGGATGTGCCCGATGGAGCTTTGGCCCTGGGTCGCAGTCGTCAGGTGGTGAAGCCGGACTGGACACCGCGATCGATCCAATCCCCCACCCCATAAAGTCTCTGTTTTGGTTCCCCTCCCCGGTGCGCGTTGCCCATGGCTCCAACCCCTAGTCCCGCCAGTATTCTCGCCTTTTTAGTCAAGGTTTTCGGCCTATCCCTGGGGCTATCGCTGCTGATTAAGTACGGGGGTCCACTGTTGCCCCTGCCGGCCACCTCTGGGGTGGCTTTGGCCATGGTTCTGGCCTTACCCCTGACTATGACCGCTGTGTTGAGCTGGCAGCGCTGGCGGCAACGGCCTTAGATTTTGGATGACAGGGTGCATCCCGTTGGGGCGGCCCTCACCCTAAATCCCTATCCCAGAACGGGATAGGGACTTGAACGGTCTGGCTCCCCGTCTCCCGCCCTGGGAGAAGGGGCTGGGGGATGAGGGAAGAGCAAGTTGCCCAACTGACTCCCACCCGGTTAAACCAGCCTAAACCAGCAGCACCCCAGGGCGATCGTCCGGCATCAGTTGCACCATCCCCACCAGGGCACTGGCACCATAGCCCCCCTGCCGCAGGTGCCGTAAACAGGATTGAGCCTGATCCAAGGGCACCGCCGCCAGCAGTCCCCCCGCCGTTTGGGGGTCGCACAATAGCCCTTGGAGGGGGAGAGACGGCGCGATCGATCGGGGATCCAGCCATTGCAAAGCCTGGGCATTTTGGGGGTGGAGGGAACTAAAAATACCCCGGTTCCAGGTGTCTTTGGCTCCCGGTAACCGAGGAATGGCACTGGACTCTAGGCGCACCGAGACCCCGGAGGCCCGCACCATTTCCACCACATGGCCCAGGAGTCCAAAGCCCGTAATGTCGGTGCAGGCGGTGGTGCCGTGGTGGCGAAAAATGTCTAGGGCTGGGGCATTGGACTGCACCATGGCAGCGATCGCCCCATCCACCCAGTAGCCCTTAACCCGTCCCTGCATTGCCCCCGCCATCAGGGTCCCGGTGCCCAAGGGCTTGGTTAGAATCAGCACCTGTCCCGGCTTCAGCCCCCCCTTAGACCAAAGGGCATTGCGATCGCCCCAGCCGTTGCAGCTCAGCCCAAAGGCCAGCCCCTGGCCCGTGGTGGTGTGGCCCCCCACCAAGTCCACCCCCAGGGGAGCCAACACCCGCAACGCCCCCGCCAAAACCTGATAGAGGGTTTCTTCCTGGAGGGCGGGGCTGCCGGGGTTCAGGGTGACCAGGGCCAGGGCACTGTGGGGGGTGGCTCCCATGGCCAAGAGATCATTGAGGCAGTGGTTGGCGGTAATTTGGCCAAAAACAAAGGGATCGGACACCAGGGCCGGGAAAAAATCCACGGTTTGCACCAAGACTTTCCCAGGGGGGATCTGCAAGACGGCGGCATCATCGGGGCAGTCTAGCCCCACTAGGGTGTCGGGGGAGGTGGCGGGCCGTAAGTCCCGCAGCCGGTGCAGCACCCGATCGAGGCTCTGGGCACCCACCTTGGACCCACACCCGGCACAGGGGGGCGGCAGGGGAGCGGGGTTCGCGGTCCAGGGCGATCGCCGGGGGGGCGGCGGGGCAGCCATCATCCCAGGGGGCAGATCCGTAAATTGGGCCATGAACTGGAGATCGATGCGGTTTTTCCAGTACCAGAGCCACGGGGCAAACCCCAGACTCCAGATCCCCCGTGAGGCCAGGGCACGGCCTTGACCATCGCCAATCAGGGCGAGAATCTGGCGCTGGGGAATGAAGGGGCGGAGGGGTTGACCCTGGCAGAGGCGCTGCAAATTCTCAAACAGGGGTTTACCCTGGCGCACCGCAAAGACCCCCGCCTTGGGTCGGGGCTGGCCCTCCAGGCTGGCAATGTCCCCCGTTGC
Encoded proteins:
- a CDS encoding ISL3 family transposase, which codes for MFLSLNQIIKIPGWEVWNTNIESDRITFLLRYLNEIEVCHFCGSKQISVHKIRKVSVRDLEFLDKKTFLELERHQYYCNECRKYFTESSSDIDFQRGMTERYKNTIFEKIKNSTITHVAQEEGLTYDQVKGILESKFNGSNNLNCNINKISIDEFSHRKGQGNFATVICDLETANLIEVIDSHQQDKIIEILMEWPLEVREAITEVSVDMWGGFTKVIQTVFPNARIVYDRFHVMKILNEELNKIRKQCNSVLKDLKIKHIRSLILKNGTDLNDEEKKLLEIILKSSERLSNAYQLKEDFRQIYETDQEPEVAKVKLEEWLAKASKFYSQVITTIKNHFDGICNYFYNRTTSGKMEGINNKIKVIKRQAYGFTNFDHLRMRLLIACSH
- a CDS encoding type II toxin-antitoxin system RelE family toxin, which produces MGASEAGAKFVKRCSIEFLKTARKELLKLTKDVQRRIGAKIETLAEDPYPLDTKKLKNGEGRFRIRVGDYRIIYRIEDDRCVVLVIKIGHRREIY
- the glmU gene encoding bifunctional UDP-N-acetylglucosamine diphosphorylase/glucosamine-1-phosphate N-acetyltransferase GlmU, with product MVAVAILAAGKGTRMKSGLPKVLHQLGGRSLVEWVIRSIEPLPISHTFVIVGYQAESVQIALQDYPHLTFVQQQQQLGTGHAVQQVMPYLEGFEGELLVLNGDVPLLRTETLEQLLETHRTESNQATLLTAQAPDPQGYGRVFCDSNNRLTQIIEHRDCTPAQRQNHRINAGVYCFSWPALAQALPRLTSANDQQEYYLTDVVNHLSPITALDVEDFHETLGINDRRQLAEAYEVLQTRIKDRWMMAGVTLIDPDSITLDDAVDLGADVVIEPQTHLRGRTAIGAGCRIGPNSLIENSQVGAGSTVLYSVLTDSQVGEQCRVGPFAHLRGEAQVGDRCRVGNFVEIKKSQVGDRSNVAHLSYLGDATLGQAVNVGAGTITANYDGVHKHPTVIGDGTKVGANSVLVAPLTVGSGVTIAAGSTITEDVPDGALALGRSRQVVKPDWTPRSIQSPTP
- the selD gene encoding selenide, water dikinase SelD, giving the protein MKRDPWSHPVRTLGHSVKSWVQGQTAPLSPEPHQELVLVGGGHSHAIVLKLWGMNPLPGVRLTLITDQTHTPYSGMLPGHVAGFYDFDSCHIDLRQLAQFAGAQFYLDRAIGLDLNQNRVLCQTHPPVAFQWLSLDIGSTPTVDGVPGAAEYALAAKPVPEFLQGWNALLAEVEADPQRRRQWAVVGGGAGGVELLLALRSRLQNFYRHGSTLEPSPNALRPTWEPSAPPKVQGDRLLPVTFPVTLPVTFHLIHRGNAPLTGHNLRVQRQFQSLLNRLGVVTHWGETVTAVVPDPDDSQRSTGQRYTGQRYQLQQRSGRSLVCDRLFWVTQASAPPWLQQSGLATDDRGFVRVGPSLQSLSHPQVLATGDIASLEGQPRPKAGVFAVRQGKPLFENLQRLCQGQPLRPFIPQRQILALIGDGQGRALASRGIWSLGFAPWLWYWKNRIDLQFMAQFTDLPPGMMAAPPPPRRSPWTANPAPLPPPCAGCGSKVGAQSLDRVLHRLRDLRPATSPDTLVGLDCPDDAAVLQIPPGKVLVQTVDFFPALVSDPFVFGQITANHCLNDLLAMGATPHSALALVTLNPGSPALQEETLYQVLAGALRVLAPLGVDLVGGHTTTGQGLAFGLSCNGWGDRNALWSKGGLKPGQVLILTKPLGTGTLMAGAMQGRVKGYWVDGAIAAMVQSNAPALDIFRHHGTTACTDITGFGLLGHVVEMVRASGVSVRLESSAIPRLPGAKDTWNRGIFSSLHPQNAQALQWLDPRSIAPSLPLQGLLCDPQTAGGLLAAVPLDQAQSCLRHLRQGGYGASALVGMVQLMPDDRPGVLLV